The following proteins are co-located in the Pedosphaera parvula Ellin514 genome:
- a CDS encoding aspartate carbamoyltransferase catalytic subunit, which yields MSWNRKHLLDIESLSPEEINTVLDTARAFKAVGERAIKKVPALRGKTVINLFIEPSTRTRISFELAAQRLTADIINFTAEASSLKKGETLKDTARNLEALNADIIIIRHSATGAAHFLSRFLNASVINAGDGAHEHPTQALLDTYTIRERKGKIAGLKVTILGDILYSRVARSNIWALLKLGAHVTLCGPSTLVPKVFEKMGCRVTHNVEEAIADADIINLLRIQHERQRKSMFPSLGEYTSLFGLNKKRLAITKPDALIMHPGPINRGVEIDSEIADCGRSVILEQVTNGLAVRMAVLFLINGGKGPQEVG from the coding sequence ATGAGCTGGAATCGCAAACACCTGTTGGACATAGAATCCCTCAGCCCCGAGGAGATTAACACCGTTCTCGACACTGCCCGCGCTTTCAAGGCGGTCGGCGAACGCGCCATCAAAAAAGTCCCGGCGCTACGCGGAAAAACCGTCATCAACTTGTTCATCGAACCTTCCACCCGCACCCGCATCAGCTTCGAACTGGCAGCGCAACGCCTGACCGCGGACATCATCAATTTCACCGCCGAAGCCTCCTCTCTCAAAAAAGGCGAGACGCTCAAGGACACCGCTCGCAATCTCGAAGCACTTAACGCGGACATCATCATCATTCGTCACAGCGCCACCGGCGCAGCGCATTTCCTATCGCGATTCCTAAACGCCTCCGTCATCAATGCCGGCGATGGTGCCCACGAACATCCCACCCAGGCGCTGCTGGATACTTACACCATTCGCGAGCGCAAAGGCAAAATTGCCGGCCTCAAAGTCACGATTCTTGGCGACATCCTGTACAGCCGCGTAGCCCGCTCCAACATCTGGGCGTTGTTGAAACTGGGTGCTCACGTCACTCTGTGCGGCCCTTCCACCCTGGTTCCCAAGGTATTCGAGAAGATGGGTTGTCGCGTCACTCACAATGTTGAGGAAGCCATCGCCGATGCCGACATCATTAATCTCCTGCGCATCCAGCACGAACGTCAGCGCAAATCCATGTTTCCCAGCCTGGGCGAATACACCAGCTTGTTTGGCTTGAACAAAAAACGCCTCGCCATCACCAAACCCGACGCCCTCATCATGCACCCGGGCCCCATTAATCGTGGCGTGGAAATCGACAGCGAGATTGCCGATTGCGGCCGCTCCGTCATCCTCGAACAAGTCACCAACGGCCTCGCCGTCCGCATGGCCGTCCTCTTCCTCATTAACGGCGGCAAAGGCCCCCAGGAAGTCGGCTGA
- the pyrR gene encoding bifunctional pyr operon transcriptional regulator/uracil phosphoribosyltransferase PyrR: MSDSTLILNTSALQRALTRIAHEIAERNETSKDVVIIGIQRGGVQLAHRLSTILAGIWNHPVSTGSLDVSMHRDDLDRHITPNIQPTVIPFDITAKTVVLVDNVLFSGRTIRAAMDALNDFGRPQRIQLAVLIDRGHRELPIKADFVGKNVPTSLNENVKVQLSETGGEDAVYLQKK; encoded by the coding sequence ATGTCCGATTCGACCCTGATCCTGAACACCTCCGCCCTCCAACGCGCCCTCACCCGCATCGCGCACGAAATCGCGGAGCGCAACGAAACCAGCAAAGATGTCGTCATCATCGGCATCCAGCGTGGCGGAGTCCAACTGGCGCACCGCCTCAGCACCATCCTCGCTGGCATCTGGAATCATCCCGTTTCCACTGGCAGCCTGGACGTCAGCATGCACCGTGACGACCTGGATCGCCACATCACACCCAACATCCAACCCACCGTCATCCCTTTCGACATCACCGCCAAAACCGTCGTGTTGGTCGACAATGTTCTGTTCAGCGGCCGCACGATCCGCGCCGCCATGGATGCCCTCAATGATTTCGGACGTCCCCAGCGCATCCAACTTGCTGTGCTCATCGATCGCGGCCATCGTGAACTGCCCATCAAGGCCGATTTCGTCGGCAAGAATGTCCCCACCTCGCTTAACGAAAACGTGAAGGTGCAACTCAGTGAAACCGGCGGCGAAGATGCCGTTTACCTTCAGAAAAAATGA
- a CDS encoding DUF4032 domain-containing protein, giving the protein MSNDTKDIPTGSDLLKNSSLYREFQAEREEILKHKWIESEKAGKDIGFERALTDWIVKHRSKWRRSRHSPGKTDI; this is encoded by the coding sequence ATGTCTAACGACACAAAAGACATTCCTACTGGTAGTGATTTGCTGAAGAATTCTTCGCTCTATCGCGAGTTCCAGGCAGAGCGCGAGGAGATTCTTAAGCATAAATGGATCGAATCAGAAAAAGCCGGCAAGGATATTGGTTTTGAACGGGCTCTGACTGATTGGATTGTAAAGCACCGATCCAAATGGCGTAGGAGTCGGCATTCTCCAGGTAAGACCGATATCTGA
- a CDS encoding Mrp/NBP35 family ATP-binding protein, which yields MITEEQIKEALKAVKYPGYSRDIVSFGLVKQVNISNGSVNVSMQLASGTPEVAQQIKTESERVLKSLPGITAAQVHLQAPTGAPAVAAQNPWQNQNKIPGIKRIVAVASGKGGVGKSTTSVNLACALQHLGAKVGLLDCDIYGPSIPLMMGIHRKPTVTEDETMMIPPVAHGVKVMSMGLLIEGDSPVIWRGPMIMKTIQQFITSVAWGELDYMIVDLPPGTGDAQLSLCQTVPLDGGVIVTTPQEASLGVVRKGIAMFEKVNVPILGIVENMSYFTTPNGERVEIFGHGGGKSEAERQKVTFLGEIPIFTEIRIAGDSGVPIVVSAPEKPAAKAFLQVADHLRAKLG from the coding sequence ATGATTACTGAAGAGCAAATTAAAGAGGCACTCAAAGCCGTGAAATATCCCGGCTACAGCCGCGATATCGTTTCGTTCGGTCTGGTGAAACAAGTCAACATCAGCAACGGCTCCGTCAACGTCTCGATGCAACTCGCCTCGGGCACACCCGAGGTCGCTCAACAGATCAAAACCGAAAGCGAACGCGTTTTAAAATCCCTTCCCGGCATCACCGCCGCGCAGGTGCATTTGCAGGCCCCCACCGGCGCACCGGCAGTCGCCGCTCAAAATCCCTGGCAAAACCAAAATAAAATTCCCGGCATCAAGCGCATCGTCGCTGTCGCCAGCGGTAAAGGCGGTGTTGGCAAGTCCACCACCTCAGTCAACCTTGCCTGCGCCCTTCAACATCTCGGCGCCAAGGTAGGCTTGCTCGACTGCGATATCTATGGGCCCAGTATTCCCCTCATGATGGGCATTCACCGCAAGCCGACTGTCACGGAGGACGAAACCATGATGATCCCTCCCGTCGCCCACGGAGTGAAAGTCATGAGCATGGGCCTTTTGATCGAGGGGGATAGCCCCGTAATTTGGCGCGGCCCCATGATCATGAAAACGATCCAGCAATTCATCACCTCGGTTGCCTGGGGCGAACTGGACTACATGATTGTCGATCTCCCCCCCGGCACTGGCGATGCCCAGCTTTCCCTTTGCCAAACCGTTCCTTTGGATGGTGGCGTGATCGTTACCACCCCCCAGGAAGCCTCATTGGGCGTTGTCCGTAAAGGCATCGCCATGTTCGAAAAGGTAAACGTCCCCATTTTGGGAATTGTCGAGAATATGAGTTACTTCACCACCCCAAACGGCGAGCGGGTTGAAATATTCGGTCACGGTGGCGGCAAATCTGAAGCCGAGCGTCAAAAGGTGACATTTCTAGGCGAGATACCCATCTTTACCGAAATCCGCATTGCAGGTGATTCAGGCGTGCCAATCGTTGTATCCGCCCCCGAAAAGCCTGCTGCCAAGGCCTTCCTTCAAGTGGCTGACCACCTGCGCGCTAAACTTGGCTAG
- a CDS encoding alpha-keto acid decarboxylase family protein, whose product MKKAISIGEYLIEQLHAHGVGHVFGIPGDYVLGFYDQLAKSKLVTMVNTCDEQGAGFAADAYARMRGLGAVCITYCVGGLKVANATAGAYAEKSPVVVISGAPGMNEREKNPLLHHKVKEFDTQKKVFEQITVASTVLSDAQTAFQEIDRVLHAALRYKRPVYIELPRDMVFKTGIQYYRPEEIHEQSDTETLRAALAEAEAMINKAKKPVWLADVEVHRFGLQDVLMKLVHKTNIPVATTVLGKSVIGEQHSFYLGVYEGALGRDDVRRYVEGSDCVVMLGAFLTDINLGIYTAQLDPMRTIYANSEKLSIRYHTYENVRFKDFMRGLLKLRLRRRKLGKIPTPPPIGSFRAKAGNTPVTVKRLYQRINDFLGENMMVVADVGDALFGATDLFIRHRTEFLAPAYYASMGFAVPAGIGAQMANRKLRPLVLVGDGAFQMTGMELSTAARYGLNPIVILLNNFGYGTERHMQDGAYNDVLLWHYSKLPEVLGAGKGFLVKTEGELDKALEEAKKCEHTFCLLDVQLDPADRSPALQRLAERLALGVSSARVV is encoded by the coding sequence ATGAAAAAGGCGATTTCCATAGGGGAGTATCTCATCGAGCAACTGCATGCGCATGGGGTCGGCCATGTCTTCGGCATACCGGGAGATTATGTGTTGGGATTTTATGACCAACTGGCGAAGAGCAAGCTGGTTACGATGGTCAACACCTGTGATGAACAGGGGGCGGGCTTTGCGGCGGATGCGTATGCGCGGATGCGGGGGTTGGGGGCGGTGTGCATCACCTATTGCGTGGGTGGATTGAAAGTGGCGAATGCGACGGCGGGAGCTTATGCGGAAAAATCTCCAGTGGTGGTGATCAGCGGCGCGCCGGGGATGAATGAGCGGGAGAAAAATCCATTGTTGCATCACAAGGTCAAGGAATTTGATACGCAGAAGAAAGTGTTTGAGCAGATCACCGTGGCCTCGACGGTGTTGAGCGACGCGCAGACAGCGTTCCAGGAAATTGACCGGGTGTTGCACGCAGCGTTGCGGTACAAGCGGCCGGTATATATCGAGCTGCCACGCGACATGGTGTTCAAGACGGGCATTCAATATTATCGACCGGAGGAGATTCATGAACAGAGCGACACCGAGACATTGCGGGCGGCGCTGGCAGAGGCGGAGGCGATGATCAACAAGGCGAAGAAGCCGGTGTGGCTGGCGGATGTGGAGGTGCATCGGTTTGGATTGCAGGACGTATTGATGAAGCTGGTGCACAAGACAAACATTCCGGTGGCGACAACGGTGCTGGGAAAATCGGTGATTGGAGAACAGCATTCATTTTATCTTGGCGTTTATGAGGGGGCGTTGGGGCGGGATGATGTGCGGCGGTATGTGGAGGGGAGTGATTGCGTGGTGATGTTGGGGGCGTTCTTGACGGACATCAATTTGGGAATTTACACGGCGCAGCTGGATCCGATGCGAACGATCTATGCGAACAGCGAGAAGCTTTCGATTCGTTACCACACGTATGAGAATGTGCGGTTCAAGGATTTCATGCGGGGATTGTTGAAGTTGCGGTTGCGCCGGAGGAAGCTTGGAAAAATTCCCACGCCGCCGCCGATTGGATCGTTCCGCGCGAAGGCAGGGAACACGCCGGTGACGGTCAAAAGATTGTATCAGCGGATCAATGATTTTCTGGGGGAGAACATGATGGTGGTTGCAGACGTGGGGGACGCGTTGTTTGGGGCGACGGATTTGTTCATACGGCATCGCACGGAGTTTTTGGCGCCGGCATATTATGCATCGATGGGATTTGCGGTGCCGGCGGGCATTGGAGCGCAGATGGCGAATCGGAAGTTGCGGCCCCTGGTGTTGGTGGGCGATGGAGCATTTCAAATGACGGGCATGGAGTTGTCTACCGCGGCGCGGTACGGCCTGAATCCGATTGTGATCCTGTTGAACAACTTTGGTTATGGCACGGAGCGGCATATGCAGGACGGGGCTTACAATGATGTGTTGCTGTGGCACTACAGCAAGTTGCCGGAGGTGCTGGGAGCGGGGAAAGGTTTTCTCGTGAAGACGGAAGGGGAGTTGGACAAAGCGCTGGAGGAAGCGAAGAAATGTGAGCACACCTTTTGCCTTTTGGACGTGCAGTTGGATCCGGCGGATCGGTCGCCAGCGTTGCAGCGATTGGCGGAGCGGCTGGCGTTGGGAGTTTCTTCGGCGCGAGTGGTGTAA